The following proteins are encoded in a genomic region of Thermodesulfatator atlanticus DSM 21156:
- the prfA gene encoding peptide chain release factor 1 — protein sequence MGFATHYLKKLDAVEKRFEELTTQLADPAVVNDREKYTQIAREHADLSEIVETYREYKKVLQNIADNKELAEDQDEELAKLAREELKELEARREELEKRLMLLLVPKDPNDEKNIMLEIRAGTGGEEAALFAADLFRMYSRYAERKGWKVEILDVNPTGLGGFKEIVAMIKGKGAYSRLKYESGVHRVQRIPETESGGRIHTSAVTVAVLPEAEEVDVEIRPEDLKIDTMRASGAGGQHVNKTESAVRITHIPTGIVVYCANERSQHQNRAKAMQILRTRLYEIKLREQEEKIQAERRSQVGSGDRSERIRTYNYPQNRITDHRIGLTLYRLEQVLDGELDDIIDSLITYYQTEALKEHEDDVEKAA from the coding sequence ATGGGATTTGCAACACATTACCTTAAAAAACTAGACGCTGTAGAAAAGCGTTTTGAAGAGCTTACCACCCAGCTGGCTGACCCAGCGGTGGTAAACGACAGGGAAAAATACACCCAAATTGCCCGTGAACACGCTGATCTCTCCGAGATCGTTGAAACTTACCGGGAATATAAAAAAGTTCTCCAAAACATCGCAGATAATAAAGAACTTGCTGAAGACCAGGACGAAGAGCTGGCCAAGCTTGCCCGAGAAGAACTCAAAGAGCTTGAAGCCCGTCGCGAAGAGCTTGAAAAGCGCCTTATGCTTCTTTTGGTGCCCAAAGATCCTAACGACGAAAAGAATATCATGCTTGAAATCCGGGCAGGCACAGGCGGAGAAGAAGCTGCCCTTTTTGCTGCAGACCTTTTCCGCATGTACAGCCGCTATGCTGAACGCAAAGGCTGGAAGGTTGAAATCCTTGATGTTAATCCCACAGGCCTGGGTGGTTTCAAAGAGATCGTTGCCATGATTAAAGGAAAAGGCGCTTATAGCCGTCTGAAATACGAAAGCGGCGTACATCGTGTACAGCGCATCCCTGAAACAGAAAGCGGCGGACGTATTCATACTTCTGCGGTTACGGTGGCTGTGCTCCCTGAGGCAGAAGAAGTCGATGTTGAGATTCGTCCTGAAGATCTCAAAATTGACACCATGCGGGCAAGTGGCGCAGGTGGCCAGCACGTCAATAAGACCGAAAGCGCGGTGCGCATAACCCACATCCCCACGGGCATCGTGGTTTATTGTGCTAACGAACGCTCACAGCACCAGAACCGCGCCAAGGCCATGCAAATTCTACGTACCCGCCTTTATGAAATAAAATTGCGCGAGCAAGAAGAAAAAATTCAGGCGGAAAGGCGCAGCCAAGTTGGCAGTGGCGATCGGAGTGAACGCATCCGCACGTACAATTACCCGCAAAACCGCATCACAGACCACCGCATCGGTCTTACGCTTTATAGGCTTGAACAGGTTCTTGATGGCGAACTTGACGATATTATCGACAGCCTCATTACTTACTACCAGACAGAAGCCCTAAAAGAACACGAAGACGACGTGGAAAAGGCCGCCTAA
- a CDS encoding Mth938-like domain-containing protein, with protein MTLQINSYSFGRTEINGKTYTSDLKIINGQVVPNWWRKDGHHLYPEDIKDILSSDCEVLVVGTGAYGVMKIDQAVKDACAQKGIKLEAYKTEEAVKRFNKLSASGVKVAGAFHLTC; from the coding sequence ATGACGCTGCAGATCAACTCTTATAGCTTTGGGCGCACAGAAATAAACGGAAAGACCTACACCAGCGATTTGAAAATAATAAACGGCCAGGTTGTGCCCAATTGGTGGCGCAAGGATGGCCATCACCTTTACCCCGAAGACATAAAAGACATCCTTTCTTCAGACTGTGAAGTACTTGTCGTTGGCACCGGAGCTTATGGCGTAATGAAAATAGACCAGGCGGTCAAAGATGCCTGCGCTCAAAAGGGGATTAAGCTTGAAGCATATAAAACGGAAGAGGCGGTAAAACGTTTCAACAAGCTTTCTGCCTCAGGAGTAAAAGTCGCCGGGGCCTTTCATCTTACCTGTTAA
- a CDS encoding HU family DNA-binding protein, which produces MRKSDLVEKLSQELKISKRKAKLYVDAFFETLESELLRGEKVVFQNFGSFEVKEYHERNFFNPRTGEKKILSGKVRLRFKPSKKLLERINR; this is translated from the coding sequence ATGCGTAAAAGTGATTTAGTTGAAAAGCTTTCCCAGGAACTAAAGATAAGCAAACGCAAAGCCAAGCTGTATGTGGATGCCTTTTTTGAAACCCTTGAAAGTGAACTTCTACGGGGAGAAAAAGTTGTTTTTCAAAATTTTGGCAGTTTTGAAGTAAAAGAATATCACGAGCGAAATTTTTTTAATCCGCGCACAGGAGAGAAAAAGATTCTTTCTGGTAAAGTGCGCCTGCGTTTTAAGCCAAGCAAGAAGCTACTCGAAAGGATTAACAGGTAA